A window of Pseudomonas monteilii contains these coding sequences:
- a CDS encoding ATPase, giving the protein MISISIPPRRPRWRSLALLAVCLAPLLWPLHHLAERYYQSELASQNRQTLDLYVANLLGTLHRYETLPQILGELPALRTALADPLKLEGLTNANRLLKDIARQTGAEVMYLMDVNGNTLAASNWDKPDSFAGRNFAFRPYFMEAMQGRLGRFFGQGTTSAKRGYFFAAAVRNGEQVIGVLVVKVDLDHTETLWGHTPEQLLLTDHNGVVVLTSRPEWRFRATRPLTDAEREAVAAIQPYPTKSPQPLELKPDAWLVQSEGIAETGWQVSILAPRTLVDRSVQTVMAIGAGTLLVLMLLLGLAMQRRRHYIDRIDLEAHGRQELEKRVVARTADLEGLNARLKEEVLEREQAQQDLVRAQDELVQAGKLSVLGTMSASISHELNQPLAAIRSYAENAEILLDHQRLDDARGNLKLIGELTGRMASIIAHLRAFARRDRHAPESVALQPALDDALALLAKRRRAMAVELIRDLPDAPLWVQAGETRLRQVLGNLLANALDALTEKANPRRLWISAERRDEHVYLYIRDNGPGFTRQALEQAKEPFFTTKTRTQGLGLGLAICDSLMRALGGELLLANHPEGGALLTLQLRVAKPGASLPSSEDPSA; this is encoded by the coding sequence ATGATCTCCATTTCGATACCCCCGCGCCGCCCTCGGTGGCGCAGCCTTGCCCTGCTGGCCGTGTGCCTGGCGCCCCTGCTGTGGCCGCTGCATCACCTGGCCGAGCGCTACTACCAGAGCGAACTGGCCTCGCAGAACCGCCAGACCCTCGACCTGTACGTCGCCAACCTGCTCGGCACCCTGCACCGCTACGAGACGCTGCCGCAGATCCTGGGCGAGCTGCCGGCCCTGCGCACCGCGCTCGCCGACCCGCTCAAGCTCGAGGGGCTGACCAACGCCAACCGCCTGCTCAAGGACATCGCCCGCCAGACCGGCGCCGAGGTGATGTACCTGATGGACGTCAACGGCAACACCCTGGCGGCCTCCAACTGGGACAAGCCCGACAGTTTCGCGGGACGCAACTTCGCCTTCCGGCCCTACTTCATGGAGGCCATGCAAGGTCGCCTGGGGCGGTTCTTCGGTCAGGGCACGACGTCGGCCAAGCGCGGCTATTTCTTCGCCGCCGCAGTGCGCAATGGCGAGCAGGTCATCGGCGTGCTGGTGGTCAAGGTCGACCTGGACCATACCGAGACCCTGTGGGGCCACACCCCGGAACAGCTGCTGCTGACCGACCATAACGGCGTGGTGGTGCTGACCTCGCGCCCGGAGTGGCGATTCCGCGCCACGCGCCCGCTGACCGACGCCGAGCGTGAAGCGGTCGCGGCGATCCAGCCCTACCCCACCAAGTCGCCGCAACCGCTGGAGCTCAAGCCCGACGCCTGGCTGGTACAGAGCGAAGGGATCGCCGAAACCGGCTGGCAGGTGAGCATCCTGGCGCCGCGCACGCTGGTCGATCGCTCGGTGCAGACGGTCATGGCCATCGGCGCAGGGACGTTGCTGGTGCTGATGCTGCTGCTGGGCCTGGCCATGCAGCGGCGGCGCCACTACATCGACCGCATTGACCTGGAGGCCCATGGCCGCCAGGAGCTGGAAAAGCGCGTGGTGGCGCGCACCGCCGACCTCGAAGGGCTCAACGCCCGCCTCAAGGAAGAAGTGCTGGAACGCGAGCAGGCCCAGCAGGACCTGGTGCGCGCCCAGGACGAATTGGTCCAGGCCGGCAAGCTGTCGGTGCTGGGCACCATGTCGGCGAGCATCAGCCACGAACTCAACCAGCCGCTGGCGGCCATCCGCAGCTATGCGGAAAACGCCGAGATCCTGCTCGACCATCAACGCCTGGACGACGCGCGCGGCAACCTCAAGCTGATCGGCGAGCTGACCGGGCGCATGGCCTCGATCATCGCGCACCTGCGGGCCTTCGCCCGACGCGACCGGCATGCACCGGAAAGCGTGGCGCTGCAGCCGGCCCTGGACGATGCCCTGGCGCTGCTGGCCAAGCGTCGGCGGGCCATGGCGGTGGAACTGATCCGCGACCTGCCGGACGCGCCGCTCTGGGTGCAGGCCGGCGAGACCCGGCTGCGCCAGGTGCTCGGCAACCTCCTGGCCAATGCCCTGGATGCCCTGACCGAGAAGGCCAACCCACGGCGCCTGTGGATCAGTGCCGAACGGCGCGACGAGCACGTCTACCTGTACATTCGCGACAACGGCCCTGGCTTCACTCGCCAGGCCCTGGAACAGGCCAAGGAGCCGTTCTTCACCACCAAGACACGCACCCAGGGCCTGGGCCTGGGGCTGGCCATCTGCGACAGCCTGATGCGCGCGCTGGGTGGGGAACTGCTGCTGGCCAACCACCCGGAAGGCGGCGCCCTGCTGACCCTGCAACTGCGGGTCGCCAAGCCCGGCGCCAGCCTGCCATCTTCGGAGGACCCTTCGGCATGA
- a CDS encoding dTDP-4-dehydrorhamnose reductase gives MNPTATLDILIIGHDGQVARALRERLAQHRLHAWGRADIDLTQATQVGDRIRQLRPDLIINAAAYTAVDQAENDQAQAFALNGEAPGLLAQVAAELGVPFIHYSTDYVFDGLKSAPYDEDDTPNPLGVYGESKWAGEQAVMAAGGQHLILRTSWVYSKHGRNFFLTMQRLLQEKPELRVVDDQIGAPTSAATIAASTASLIERWQNGQAGAWGVYHLTAQGETSWFGFTQAIAERLTAQGTSCARLIPIPSSEYPTPARRPLNSRLNCDRLREQWQVTQPDWRQALVDAFN, from the coding sequence ATGAACCCTACCGCTACGCTCGACATCCTCATCATCGGCCACGACGGCCAGGTTGCCCGTGCCTTGCGCGAGCGCCTGGCGCAGCATCGCCTGCACGCCTGGGGCCGCGCCGATATCGACCTTACCCAGGCAACACAGGTCGGCGATCGCATCCGCCAATTGCGCCCGGACCTGATCATCAACGCAGCGGCCTACACCGCCGTGGACCAGGCGGAAAACGACCAGGCCCAGGCGTTCGCCCTCAACGGTGAAGCGCCAGGGCTGCTGGCTCAGGTCGCCGCCGAGCTGGGCGTGCCGTTCATTCACTACTCGACTGACTATGTGTTCGACGGGCTCAAGTCGGCGCCCTATGACGAAGACGACACCCCCAATCCTTTGGGCGTGTATGGCGAGAGCAAGTGGGCCGGTGAGCAAGCGGTCATGGCCGCCGGCGGTCAGCACCTGATCCTGCGCACCAGCTGGGTCTACTCCAAGCACGGTCGCAACTTCTTCCTCACCATGCAGCGACTGCTGCAGGAAAAGCCCGAGCTGCGCGTGGTCGATGATCAGATCGGCGCGCCAACGTCCGCAGCCACCATCGCTGCCAGCACGGCCTCCCTGATCGAGCGCTGGCAGAATGGCCAGGCAGGTGCCTGGGGCGTCTATCACCTGACGGCCCAAGGCGAAACGTCCTGGTTCGGCTTCACCCAGGCCATCGCCGAACGGCTCACCGCCCAAGGCACGTCGTGCGCTCGGCTGATACCGATTCCTTCCAGCGAGTACCCCACACCCGCCCGACGTCCGCTCAACTCACGACTGAACTGCGACCGACTGCGCGAGCAGTGGCAGGTGACGCAGCCGGATTGGCGGCAGGCACTGGTGGATGCCTTCAACTAG
- a CDS encoding dTDP-glucose 4,6-dehydratase produces the protein MRILITGGAGFIGSALVRHLINDTSHEVLNLDKLTYAGNLESLSSIATDTRYEFVQADIVDQAAVSQILERFQPHAVMHLAAESHVDRSIDGPSAFIQTNIVGTYSLLEAVRGYWSALPDAERAAFRFHHISTDEVYGDLHGVNDLFTETTPYAPSSPYSASKAASDHLVRAWHRTYGLPVLLTNCSNNYGPYHFPEKLIPLVILNALEGKPLPVYGDGLQVRDWLFVEDHARALFKVVSEGQVGETYNIGGHNEQKNIDVVRGICALLEELAPQRPAGLSHYADLITFVKDRPGHDQRYAIDASKIERELGWVPRETFESGLRKTVQWYLDNLEWCRHVQDGSYQRERLGNSEPKDLIA, from the coding sequence ATGCGAATTCTCATCACCGGCGGCGCAGGTTTCATCGGATCGGCCCTGGTCCGTCACCTGATCAACGACACTTCCCATGAAGTGCTGAACCTCGACAAGCTGACCTACGCCGGCAACCTGGAGTCGTTGAGCAGCATCGCCACCGACACGCGCTACGAGTTCGTGCAGGCCGACATCGTCGACCAGGCGGCGGTCAGCCAGATCCTCGAGCGTTTTCAGCCCCACGCCGTCATGCACCTGGCGGCCGAGTCCCACGTCGATCGCTCCATTGATGGCCCCTCGGCGTTCATCCAGACCAACATCGTCGGCACCTACAGCCTGCTCGAAGCCGTGCGTGGCTACTGGTCGGCACTGCCGGACGCCGAACGCGCTGCCTTCCGTTTCCACCACATCTCCACCGATGAAGTGTACGGCGACCTGCATGGGGTGAACGACCTGTTCACCGAGACCACGCCTTACGCCCCCAGCTCGCCCTATTCGGCCAGCAAGGCAGCCTCGGATCACCTGGTACGCGCATGGCACCGCACCTACGGCCTGCCCGTGCTGCTGACCAACTGCTCGAACAACTATGGCCCCTACCACTTCCCGGAAAAGCTCATCCCGCTGGTTATCCTCAATGCGCTGGAAGGCAAGCCCCTGCCCGTGTATGGCGATGGCCTGCAGGTGCGTGACTGGCTGTTCGTCGAAGACCATGCCCGGGCCTTGTTCAAGGTGGTGAGCGAAGGCCAGGTCGGCGAGACCTACAACATCGGAGGCCACAACGAGCAGAAGAACATCGACGTGGTACGCGGCATCTGCGCCCTGCTCGAAGAGCTGGCCCCGCAGCGTCCCGCAGGGCTGTCCCACTACGCCGACCTCATCACCTTCGTCAAGGATCGCCCTGGTCACGACCAGCGCTACGCCATCGACGCCAGCAAGATCGAGCGCGAATTGGGGTGGGTTCCACGTGAAACATTCGAGAGCGGCCTGCGCAAGACCGTGCAGTGGTATCTGGACAACCTGGAGTGGTGCCGTCATGTGCAGGACGGCAGCTACCAGCGCGAACGCCTGGGCAACAGCGAGCCGAAAGACCTGATCGCCTGA
- a CDS encoding agmatine deiminase (catalyzes the formation of carbamoylputrescine from agmatine in the arginine decarboxylase pathway of putrescine biosynthesis): MKTLTTTPRADGFHMPAEWAPQSQVWMIWPERPDNWRLGGKAAQAAHITLAKAIARFEPVTVGVSAGQYENARSRLDLPNIRVVEMSSDDAWVRDTGPTFVIDGHGEVRGVHWDFNAWGGFEGGLYAPWNRDQAVGVKVLEMERCQRYHTEGFVLEGGSIHVDGEGTLITTEECLLNHNRNPHLDRAQIEAILRDHLAVDTIVWLPEGLYNDETDGHVDNFCCYVRPGEVLLAWTDDPQDPNYSRCRAALEVLNASRDAKGREFLVHKMPIPAPLYATQEECDGVDQIAGSQERNPSVRLAGSYVNFLIVNGGIIAPSFDDPMDAEARTLLTTLFPDHEVVMIPGRELLLGGGNIHCLTQQQPAPYKG, from the coding sequence ATGAAGACCCTCACCACCACCCCCCGTGCCGACGGCTTCCACATGCCAGCCGAATGGGCACCGCAGAGCCAGGTGTGGATGATCTGGCCCGAGCGCCCCGACAACTGGCGCCTGGGTGGCAAGGCGGCACAGGCCGCGCACATCACCCTGGCCAAGGCCATCGCCCGCTTCGAGCCAGTCACGGTCGGGGTGTCCGCCGGTCAGTACGAAAACGCCCGCAGCCGCCTCGACCTGCCCAACATCCGCGTGGTCGAAATGAGCAGCGATGACGCCTGGGTGCGCGATACCGGCCCGACCTTCGTCATCGACGGCCACGGTGAAGTGCGCGGCGTGCACTGGGACTTCAACGCCTGGGGCGGCTTCGAGGGCGGCCTGTACGCGCCCTGGAACCGGGACCAGGCCGTGGGCGTCAAGGTGCTGGAGATGGAGCGCTGCCAGCGCTACCACACCGAGGGCTTCGTGCTCGAAGGCGGCTCGATCCATGTGGACGGCGAGGGCACGTTGATCACCACTGAAGAGTGCCTGCTCAACCACAACCGCAACCCCCACCTGGACCGTGCGCAGATCGAGGCGATTCTGCGTGATCACCTGGCGGTGGACACTATCGTCTGGCTGCCGGAAGGGCTGTACAACGACGAGACCGACGGGCACGTCGACAACTTCTGCTGCTACGTGCGCCCGGGCGAAGTGCTGCTGGCCTGGACCGACGACCCGCAGGACCCGAACTACAGCCGCTGCCGCGCCGCCCTCGAGGTGTTGAACGCCAGCCGCGACGCCAAGGGCCGTGAGTTCCTGGTGCACAAGATGCCCATCCCCGCGCCGCTGTACGCGACGCAAGAGGAGTGCGACGGCGTCGACCAGATCGCCGGCAGCCAGGAGCGCAACCCCTCGGTGCGCCTGGCCGGTTCCTACGTCAACTTCCTCATCGTCAACGGCGGCATCATCGCTCCGAGCTTCGACGACCCCATGGATGCCGAAGCGCGCACCCTGCTGACCACGCTTTTCCCCGACCACGAAGTGGTCATGATCCCGGGTCGCGAACTGCTGCTGGGCGGCGGCAACATCCATTGCCTGACCCAACAGCAACCGGCGCCGTACAAGGGGTGA
- a CDS encoding histidine kinase, producing the protein MVSGTLVVQLMSSSIWFDVRFAQVLEAPVRLMAARAAPLIAQADCHVPSAQVPPRYRVRCADRLPATRHDDRPGRHRIELLLNQALTHELGQPRAVRLLLGELIDEQGRPVVWHSLFGLRTAQAHLRFAVGLPDGHWLIVEGRELQGWSGESAWVLIGDYLLRVYVLRIIAVLVVCLVAVRLCLRPLQRLSEAARGLGQNLAQPPLRLDGPHEVRQAAQAFNAMQQRLVGMIHDKAYFLAAVSHDLRTPLTRMRLRLERLPEGVDKDRLRQNVAQMDGMIGQVLDYLQAGEQQNLQVVTLERLVSRVCADLASADEPLPVQGSVGAVEVDALMMQRCLQNLITNALRYGREVGVRLEREAGWVCVHVEDRGPGIDPAQLASIVEPFVRGEGSRNRAHGGYGLGLSIAQRIAASHGGQLRLANREGGGLQATVSLPVEPEA; encoded by the coding sequence ATGGTCAGCGGCACCCTGGTGGTGCAGCTAATGTCCAGCAGCATCTGGTTCGACGTGCGCTTCGCCCAGGTGCTGGAGGCGCCGGTGCGCCTGATGGCGGCGCGGGCCGCTCCGCTCATCGCCCAGGCCGATTGCCATGTGCCCAGCGCCCAAGTGCCGCCGCGCTACCGAGTGCGCTGCGCCGACCGGCTGCCTGCCACGCGCCATGACGATCGGCCCGGTCGGCATCGGATCGAGCTGCTCCTCAACCAGGCACTCACCCACGAGTTGGGTCAGCCACGGGCCGTCCGCTTGCTGCTCGGTGAACTGATCGATGAACAGGGGCGTCCGGTGGTCTGGCACAGCCTGTTCGGTCTGCGCACGGCCCAGGCACACCTGCGCTTCGCGGTGGGGCTGCCGGACGGTCACTGGCTGATCGTCGAGGGTCGTGAACTGCAGGGCTGGAGCGGCGAGTCGGCCTGGGTGCTGATCGGCGACTACCTGCTGCGTGTCTATGTGTTGCGCATCATCGCGGTGCTGGTGGTCTGCCTGGTCGCGGTGCGCTTGTGCCTGCGGCCGCTGCAACGGCTGAGCGAAGCGGCGCGCGGGCTGGGCCAGAACCTGGCGCAGCCGCCGCTACGGCTGGACGGGCCGCACGAGGTGCGTCAGGCGGCGCAGGCGTTCAACGCCATGCAGCAGCGGCTGGTGGGCATGATCCATGACAAGGCCTACTTCCTGGCGGCGGTCTCCCACGACCTGCGCACACCCCTGACCCGCATGCGCCTGCGCCTCGAGCGCCTGCCCGAGGGCGTGGACAAGGACCGCCTGCGCCAGAACGTCGCGCAGATGGACGGCATGATCGGCCAGGTGCTCGATTACCTGCAGGCCGGCGAGCAGCAGAACCTGCAGGTCGTGACTCTGGAACGTCTGGTGAGTCGGGTCTGCGCCGACCTGGCCAGTGCCGACGAGCCCTTGCCGGTGCAAGGCAGCGTAGGTGCTGTAGAAGTGGACGCGCTGATGATGCAGCGCTGCCTGCAGAACCTGATCACCAATGCCCTGCGCTATGGCCGCGAGGTCGGTGTCCGCCTGGAGCGCGAAGCGGGCTGGGTGTGCGTGCACGTGGAAGATCGCGGGCCAGGCATCGATCCGGCCCAGCTGGCGAGCATCGTCGAGCCGTTCGTGCGGGGTGAGGGCTCACGCAATCGGGCCCATGGCGGCTATGGCCTGGGGTTGAGCATCGCCCAGCGGATCGCGGCGAGTCATGGCGGGCAGTTGAGGCTGGCGAATCGGGAAGGCGGCGGGTTGCAGGCGACGGTGAGCTTACCGGTCGAGCCAGAGGCGTGA
- a CDS encoding two-component system response regulator produces MNATLLVVDDDDEIRELLCDYLSEAGHTVIAAADGVQMRAQLARHKVDLVVLDLMLPGEDGLSLCRHLQAHPGLAVIMLSAKGSTLDRIVGLEVGADDYLAKPFEPRELIARIKAVLRRPQRLECADTQDETVQAFAGHRLDSVKRLLTFPDGTTLTLPRSDHRVLRELLEASERVVSRDLLTRSAFGRDHLPEDRSVDMCVSRLRQHLQRLPDSGVQILTIRNEGYLLSIARAVAAS; encoded by the coding sequence ATGAATGCCACCCTGCTGGTCGTCGACGATGACGACGAGATCCGCGAACTGCTCTGCGACTACCTCAGCGAGGCCGGCCATACCGTGATCGCGGCGGCCGACGGTGTGCAGATGCGCGCCCAGTTGGCGCGGCACAAGGTCGATCTGGTGGTGCTGGACCTGATGCTGCCGGGCGAGGATGGCCTGAGCCTGTGCCGGCACTTGCAGGCGCACCCGGGGCTGGCGGTGATCATGCTGTCGGCCAAGGGCAGCACCCTCGACCGCATCGTCGGGTTGGAAGTCGGCGCCGACGATTACCTGGCCAAACCCTTCGAGCCGCGTGAGCTGATCGCCCGCATCAAGGCCGTGCTGCGCCGCCCCCAGCGGCTCGAATGCGCCGACACCCAGGACGAGACGGTGCAGGCCTTCGCCGGGCATCGGCTGGACTCGGTCAAGCGCCTGCTGACCTTCCCCGATGGCACGACCTTGACCTTGCCGCGCTCCGACCATCGGGTCCTGCGCGAGCTGCTCGAAGCCAGCGAGCGCGTGGTCTCGCGGGATCTACTGACGCGCAGTGCCTTCGGTCGTGACCACCTGCCCGAGGACCGCTCGGTAGACATGTGCGTCAGCCGCCTGCGCCAGCACCTGCAACGCCTCCCGGACAGCGGCGTGCAGATCCTCACCATCCGCAACGAAGGCTACCTGCTGAGCATCGCGCGCGCCGTCGCGGCCAGCTGA
- a CDS encoding TonB-dependent receptor, producing the protein MTSSNRITVSPFINRGGSRLTPLAACIALSLSHGAFAADVQPLQLDATQIEDSALIADDAGQIGYTVESTRSSTGLDLTPRQTPQSVTTITRQQMDDRQIQTIEQALETTPGVTASKAEVGGRTDYRARGYSISNWKVDGLQFQGGSDFNGGGNALNMDLYERIDIVRGANGLLGGTGDPSATVDLIRKTPTRTFGGSAYATYGSWDKRRLGADLNLPLSEDGRLRSRFVMTQQEADSFRDHQSDRSRAALATFAFDLDDATTVGAGFQYEYNKVVGGGWGANIPIWYANGRKTGLPRSTNVVPSWSFGEYTTRTTFGSLQHRFDNDWNLDLRVAQSSSDALNHRGLAKVNSAGRGRFGGYWNEDGSGAILNGLHSSTDTTQQSAQIDLDGPFQLFGRTHQAMVGYNDSRTVAWSPQYSCTLVGADRISAPSVGCQFRANNGFPVSNWYDDVDDDFDMLTSRTGLHSKTTTRLQGLYAATRLSVTDPLSVILGVRSSDYSAITRSTAGVRSSQQEHGIVTPYMGVVYDLNDTYSLYASYTDIFTPQSAETSTGGKVEPIRGQSYETGLKGEWFDGRLNASAAYFRTKQENKAVTDGDLLTPTGDTAYTTGTGQETDGIDLELAGALTPNWNVYAGYTYLHFRRVDSDGRSDPSHLFKASTTYRLSGPLERLTLGAGVTAQSNIRALSSPAGQPVNGVSSGSTDVNWSGYAIWNAMAKYQVTDETAVSLNVNNLFDKHYYTRYGFYAGAIYGDPRSMAVTVSTAF; encoded by the coding sequence ATGACATCATCGAACCGCATTACCGTCTCACCCTTCATCAACCGGGGCGGCAGCCGCCTGACCCCATTGGCCGCCTGCATCGCCTTGAGCCTCAGCCACGGCGCGTTCGCCGCCGATGTCCAGCCCCTGCAACTGGATGCCACCCAGATCGAAGACAGCGCCCTGATCGCCGATGACGCCGGCCAGATCGGCTATACCGTCGAGTCCACGCGCAGCTCCACGGGCCTGGACCTCACGCCTCGGCAGACCCCGCAGTCGGTCACCACCATCACCCGCCAGCAGATGGACGACCGGCAGATCCAGACCATCGAGCAGGCGCTGGAAACCACGCCCGGCGTCACCGCCAGCAAGGCCGAGGTAGGCGGGCGTACTGACTACCGCGCGCGCGGGTACTCCATCAGCAACTGGAAGGTCGACGGCCTGCAGTTTCAGGGCGGTTCGGACTTCAACGGCGGCGGCAACGCCCTGAACATGGACCTCTACGAGCGCATCGACATCGTGCGCGGCGCCAACGGCCTGCTGGGCGGCACGGGCGACCCGTCGGCCACGGTCGACCTGATCCGCAAGACCCCGACCCGCACCTTCGGCGGCAGCGCCTACGCCACCTACGGCAGCTGGGACAAGCGTCGCCTGGGCGCCGACCTGAACCTGCCGCTGTCCGAGGACGGTCGCTTGCGCTCGCGCTTCGTGATGACCCAGCAGGAGGCCGACTCCTTCCGCGATCACCAGTCCGACCGCAGCCGCGCCGCCCTGGCCACCTTCGCCTTCGACCTGGACGACGCCACCACCGTCGGTGCCGGCTTCCAGTACGAGTACAACAAGGTCGTCGGCGGCGGCTGGGGCGCGAACATCCCGATCTGGTACGCCAACGGCCGCAAGACCGGCCTGCCACGCAGCACCAACGTGGTGCCCAGCTGGAGCTTCGGCGAATATACCACCCGTACCACCTTCGGCTCGTTGCAGCACCGCTTCGACAATGACTGGAACCTGGACCTGCGCGTGGCCCAGAGCAGCAGCGATGCGCTCAACCACCGCGGCCTGGCCAAGGTCAACTCGGCTGGCCGTGGCCGCTTCGGCGGGTACTGGAACGAGGACGGCAGTGGCGCGATCCTCAACGGCCTGCACAGCTCGACCGACACCACCCAGCAGTCCGCGCAGATCGACCTGGACGGCCCGTTCCAGCTGTTCGGCCGCACCCACCAGGCCATGGTCGGCTACAACGACAGCCGCACCGTCGCCTGGTCGCCCCAGTACAGCTGCACCCTGGTCGGCGCCGACCGCATCAGCGCGCCCTCGGTGGGCTGCCAGTTCCGCGCCAACAACGGCTTCCCGGTCAGCAACTGGTACGACGACGTGGACGATGACTTCGACATGCTCACGTCCAGGACCGGCCTGCACAGCAAGACCACCACCCGCCTGCAAGGCCTGTACGCCGCCACCCGCCTGAGCGTTACTGACCCACTGTCGGTCATCCTCGGCGTGCGCAGCAGCGACTACAGCGCCATCACCCGCAGCACCGCCGGCGTGCGCAGCAGCCAGCAAGAGCACGGCATCGTCACCCCGTACATGGGCGTGGTGTACGACCTCAACGACACCTACTCGCTGTACGCCAGCTACACCGACATCTTCACCCCCCAGAGCGCCGAGACCAGCACCGGCGGCAAGGTCGAGCCGATCCGCGGACAAAGCTACGAAACCGGCCTCAAGGGCGAATGGTTCGACGGCCGCCTGAACGCCTCGGCGGCGTACTTCCGCACCAAGCAGGAAAACAAGGCCGTGACCGACGGCGACCTGCTGACCCCGACCGGCGACACCGCCTATACGACCGGCACTGGCCAGGAAACCGACGGCATCGACCTGGAACTGGCCGGCGCCCTGACCCCGAACTGGAACGTCTACGCCGGCTACACCTACCTGCACTTCCGCCGCGTGGACAGCGATGGGCGCAGTGATCCGTCGCACCTGTTCAAGGCCTCCACCACCTACCGCCTGTCCGGCCCGCTCGAGCGTTTGACGCTGGGGGCTGGGGTGACTGCGCAGAGCAACATCCGCGCATTGTCCTCGCCGGCGGGGCAGCCGGTGAATGGGGTGAGCAGCGGGTCGACCGATGTGAACTGGTCGGGGTATGCGATCTGGAATGCCATGGCCAAGTATCAGGTGACGGATGAGACGGCGGTGAGCCTTAACGTCAATAACCTGTTCGACAAGCATTACTACACGCGGTATGGGTTCTATGCCGGGGCGATTTATGGGGATCCGCGGAGTATGGCGGTGACGGTGAGTACGGCGTTTTGA
- a CDS encoding bifunctional antitoxin/transcriptional repressor RelB (Qin prophage; bifunctional antitoxin of the RelE-RelB toxin-antitoxin system/transcriptional repressor), with protein sequence MAWISVRVDDELKMRADKELEKLGVTPAELMRQALRYVAKGGNLPFETIPVMDEDEALSVKVGERLARPQRVKVSLDGL encoded by the coding sequence ATGGCATGGATAAGTGTTCGCGTCGATGACGAGTTGAAAATGCGTGCTGACAAGGAGCTGGAGAAGCTTGGTGTCACGCCGGCGGAGCTGATGCGTCAAGCACTTCGGTACGTAGCCAAAGGTGGAAATTTGCCTTTCGAGACAATCCCTGTAATGGATGAGGATGAGGCTCTATCGGTCAAGGTGGGAGAGCGGTTGGCACGTCCACAGCGGGTTAAGGTTTCGTTGGATGGCCTGTAG
- a CDS encoding toxin/anti-toxin system, HipA-like toxin module, which translates to MSRAYIYMECPETGETVTLGRLTLSGRTGTFVYAPEIVDAKGWVPDPIRYPLSTRPIQVQKNGGVPGFIDDAMPDGWGERLLRRTQKGELTPIQLLLLSPNEDRAGNIMAGEARTPRPGTGERPMKMLEAKGLNHFIDVCAAIYDSQLSAEQLEALKIRDQRSAVGGARPKRTYRFDHKLILAKPRDKFDHYDLPKFEYACMTFAATKGMNVARTALHQGEKGNTLLVERFDRKWSETDARFRRIPMMSGLTLLDAEWHAQRNDGWIYAALADELYRRGAPDSDRQELYRRMAYNALVGNSDDHPRNHAVIWQGKAWRLSPMYDVLPVLGEGPAQGLSMSVGMNGTLISRNNLLSQHKHFALTEDEAVGILDQVASWESELKEHYAQYLAGAELDAAVDATSSERLLA; encoded by the coding sequence ATGTCTCGCGCTTATATTTACATGGAGTGTCCGGAAACGGGTGAGACTGTGACGCTGGGTAGGCTGACCCTTTCTGGCCGCACGGGAACCTTCGTCTACGCGCCGGAGATCGTGGATGCCAAGGGTTGGGTGCCTGATCCGATACGGTATCCGCTCTCCACTCGACCCATTCAGGTACAAAAGAATGGCGGCGTTCCCGGGTTCATTGATGATGCGATGCCAGATGGCTGGGGAGAACGATTGCTGCGCCGCACCCAAAAGGGAGAACTCACTCCTATCCAGCTCCTGTTGTTATCTCCTAACGAAGATCGCGCCGGAAATATCATGGCAGGCGAAGCTCGCACACCGAGGCCGGGTACAGGCGAAAGACCTATGAAAATGCTTGAGGCCAAAGGGCTCAATCACTTCATAGATGTTTGCGCTGCGATCTATGACAGCCAACTGAGCGCTGAGCAGTTGGAAGCTTTAAAAATACGGGATCAGCGCTCAGCTGTTGGCGGTGCCAGGCCCAAGCGCACATACCGCTTTGATCACAAGCTGATTCTTGCTAAGCCTCGCGATAAATTTGATCACTACGACCTGCCGAAATTTGAGTATGCCTGCATGACCTTTGCGGCTACTAAGGGGATGAATGTCGCCCGAACTGCGCTCCATCAAGGTGAAAAAGGCAACACGTTACTTGTGGAGCGATTTGACCGAAAATGGTCAGAGACTGATGCAAGGTTTCGGCGCATCCCAATGATGAGTGGCTTAACGCTTCTCGATGCCGAATGGCACGCGCAGCGCAACGACGGGTGGATCTATGCGGCGCTCGCCGATGAGCTGTATCGCAGAGGCGCACCAGACTCTGATAGGCAAGAACTCTATAGGCGAATGGCCTACAACGCTCTCGTAGGGAACAGTGACGATCATCCTCGCAACCACGCTGTGATCTGGCAGGGAAAGGCTTGGCGCCTCTCGCCTATGTATGACGTTCTTCCCGTACTGGGAGAGGGGCCTGCACAAGGGCTGTCGATGAGTGTTGGTATGAACGGTACCCTTATAAGTCGAAATAATTTGCTTAGCCAACATAAGCATTTTGCACTGACGGAAGATGAGGCGGTAGGCATATTGGATCAGGTCGCTTCTTGGGAGTCGGAACTGAAAGAGCACTATGCGCAGTATTTGGCTGGGGCTGAGCTGGATGCGGCGGTGGATGCAACAAGCAGCGAAAGATTGCTGGCTTAG